The Montipora capricornis isolate CH-2021 chromosome 6, ASM3666992v2, whole genome shotgun sequence genome has a window encoding:
- the LOC138054043 gene encoding uncharacterized protein — translation MSNPPPETASFQPQQIDFSNSETISLISSLLDSKLQKTFGDFKRSLDEREVETRRELKKLKTDSKAASSLQFKGNRIQFEFNTQLLDCLDLAISNLSEGNLLAVQEHLQKAKSDLEKCIKLIRFADKSPAGWAAVEEYESDELAENSEDEKKLRAAERRAFTKIKQKSSGKSRVSRFSNAAKFRDFQAVQVPGSSTSAVTSFPFSAHRSYFHQPFRAARHVQPSDICFNCNQRGHWSNSPACPLFYKTRPSLPSTAASSTSTKSTTV, via the coding sequence ATGTCTAATCCACCGCCGGAAACTGCATCATTCCAACCTCAACAGATAGACTTTTCTAATTCCGAGACGATCTCGCTGATTTCTTCCCTTCTTGATTCGAAGTTGCAGAAAACATTTGGCGATTTCAAGCGCTCCTTGGACGAACGCGAGGTGGAAACTCGGCGAGAactaaagaaattgaaaacagacTCTAAGGCAGCTAGTTCACTTCAatttaaaggtaacagaatccaGTTTGAGTTTAATACACAGCTCCTTGACTGCCTTGATCTGGCTATCTCTAATCTGTCCGAGGGAAACCTGCTGGCTGTTCAAGAACATCTCCAAAAGGCCAAGTCTGACCTTGAGAAATGCATTAAGTTGATCCGCTTTGCTGATAAAAGTCCCGCTGGCTGGGCTGCAGTTGAAGAATATGAGTCCGACGAACTCGCTGAAAATTCGGAAGACGAGAAGAAACTTCGGGCAGCTGAGCGTCGTGCGTTTACCAAGATTAAGCAGAAGTCTTCCGGCAAATCTCGTGTTTCAAGGTTCTCAAATGCTGCTAAATTCCGAGATTTTCAGGCTGTACAAGTCCCTGGATCTTCGACTTCTGCCGTTACGTCTTTTCCATTTTCTGCTCACCGCTCTTATTTTCATCAGCCCTTTCGTGCCGCCCGACACGTCCAGCCTTCTGACATCTGCTTTAACTGCAATCAGCGAGGACACTGGTCTAATTCGCCAGCCTGTcctttgttctacaaaacaagaCCTAGTCTCCCCAGCACTGCCGCCAGTTCAACGTCCACAAAGTCAACCACCGTCTGA